Proteins from a single region of Chryseobacterium sp. W4I1:
- a CDS encoding HAD family hydrolase, translating to MYKTFSELKKELRKDIPQLKKIRVALLGDTATQFLNIALKGTARNEGFEFEIFEADFGQISRQILDPSSEYYEFKADYTIIFESSHKLLSQYYKSYNTQVSFAENKIFYIEDLYRNIQSRTKSRVIYCNFPVINNQVFGNFSNKVESSFVFQLNKLNYLLSAEIAIKNDNFFIADLLSIQNKWGRDFMFSPSIYVNTEMVLSLDALPIVAHHITGIISSLEGKFKKCLILDLDNTTWGGIIGDDGLEKIQIGSLGIGKAFTEFQYWVKALQKRGIILAICSKNDEDKAKEPFEKHPDMVLKLDDIAVFVANWDNKADNIRKIQSILNIGFDSMVFLDDNPFERNIVRENLPEVCVPELPEDPAEYLEYLYGLNLFESASFSENDAERTKQYQVEAQRAVDLDSFTNVEDFLKSMAMISDVKPFDSFSKPRVSQLTQRSNQFNLRTVRYSEQDIESLMNSEKHYTFSFTLEDKYGDNGLICVIVLEKENPETLFINTWLMSCRVLKRGMEDFTLNTIVATARKNGYKYVVGEYLSTAKNQMVKDHYERLGFTEQDEKWILDVDHYESKQVYINNK from the coding sequence ATGTACAAAACGTTTTCAGAACTGAAAAAAGAACTCCGCAAAGACATTCCTCAACTTAAAAAGATCAGGGTTGCCCTACTGGGTGATACCGCTACACAGTTTCTCAATATTGCTTTGAAGGGAACTGCCCGTAACGAAGGTTTTGAATTTGAGATTTTCGAGGCAGATTTTGGACAGATTTCACGACAGATTTTAGATCCTTCCTCAGAATATTATGAGTTCAAGGCAGATTATACCATCATTTTTGAATCGTCACACAAGCTTTTAAGCCAATATTATAAATCTTACAATACGCAGGTTTCTTTTGCTGAAAACAAGATATTCTACATTGAAGACCTTTACCGGAACATTCAGAGCAGAACTAAAAGCAGGGTGATCTACTGTAATTTTCCAGTGATTAATAATCAGGTTTTCGGGAATTTTTCCAATAAGGTAGAGTCTTCCTTTGTCTTTCAGCTGAATAAACTTAATTATCTGCTGTCAGCGGAAATTGCTATTAAAAATGATAATTTCTTCATTGCAGATCTTCTTTCGATCCAGAATAAATGGGGAAGAGATTTTATGTTCTCCCCAAGCATTTATGTCAATACGGAAATGGTGCTTTCACTGGATGCCCTGCCGATCGTAGCTCATCACATCACCGGAATTATCTCTTCTCTGGAAGGCAAGTTTAAAAAATGCCTGATTTTGGATCTTGATAATACAACCTGGGGTGGGATTATTGGTGATGACGGTCTTGAAAAAATCCAGATAGGAAGTCTTGGAATAGGGAAAGCATTTACAGAGTTTCAATACTGGGTAAAAGCATTGCAAAAAAGAGGGATAATCCTTGCAATATGCAGTAAAAATGACGAAGATAAAGCCAAAGAGCCTTTTGAAAAACATCCGGATATGGTCCTTAAGCTGGACGATATTGCTGTTTTCGTGGCCAATTGGGATAATAAAGCAGATAATATCAGGAAGATCCAGAGCATTCTGAATATCGGATTTGATTCCATGGTATTTCTGGATGATAATCCTTTTGAAAGAAATATTGTTCGTGAAAATCTTCCTGAGGTATGCGTTCCTGAACTTCCTGAAGATCCTGCAGAATATCTGGAATATTTATATGGCTTAAATCTGTTTGAGTCCGCCAGTTTTTCAGAAAATGACGCAGAAAGAACGAAACAATACCAGGTGGAAGCGCAGCGAGCCGTTGATCTGGACAGTTTTACCAACGTGGAAGACTTCCTGAAAAGTATGGCAATGATTTCTGATGTAAAGCCGTTCGACAGTTTTTCAAAACCCCGGGTTTCCCAACTGACGCAGCGTTCCAATCAGTTTAATCTGAGAACAGTACGGTATTCAGAACAGGATATTGAAAGCCTGATGAATTCTGAAAAACATTATACCTTTTCTTTCACATTGGAAGATAAATATGGCGATAACGGACTGATCTGTGTGATCGTTCTGGAAAAAGAAAATCCGGAAACTCTTTTCATCAACACCTGGCTGATGAGCTGCCGTGTCCTGAAAAGAGGAATGGAAGATTTTACACTGAACACGATCGTGGCAACCGCCAGAAAAAACGGTTACAAATATGTGGTTGGAGAATATCTTTCCACCGCCAAAAACCAGATGGTAAAAGACCATTATGAAAGACTGGGATTTACAGAACAGGATGAAAAATGGATCCTGGACGTAGACCATTACGAATCTAAACAAGTATATATCAACAATAAATAA